In the Primulina tabacum isolate GXHZ01 chromosome 15, ASM2559414v2, whole genome shotgun sequence genome, TACAATGCATTCTCGAGTACATTATATCCTTCCACTCATCCTTTAATCTTACACAAACACAAGAAACGACTTTGCTCAACACTTGCAGTTCCACCTACTTCACGCAGGTTGTCGACccttttttgtttcaatttttatattgattcttGGACCCTTTTCAGTTATGTTCATTAATTCAGTTAATTTTGGTATCTTAGCTCATCTATTCGAGCATACTACTTAAGTTTTTTTTTGCCTGATATTTTGATCATGCATATGGAGTTAGCGTTAGTGTATGTCACATCGGTTTGCCATTCCTTTGAAGTGAAATGAGAAGATGGTTCTTGATTATCTTGGTCCCGTGCGGTGTTTCTTTTAGTGTCATTAGAAAGATTGTTAGTTTTCAAATACGTGGATCAtcttatttattattgttattgttttttgtttttgacagtGCTTAATTGTATTGTTGATTCTATGACATATAAAGCCATTGAATATTGATTTGGAAAAGAACGACAACCGGAAGCTCATTTTGCGATGATTGGCATAAATTACTTTTGACTGTGTCAGAATAATAAAAGGAATTTGGTGTGTTCGAACCATCTGTGATTCATAATCTTGGAATCTCTGCTGGTACTATGAATGAGAAACGTGACGTGCACGTACCTTCACTGCATGGGGATCAAATTGACAATAGTTGGATGGAATTTCAGTTAGACAATAGCATGAAGGAAGGAACTGCAGCAGATTCTTCTATAGCTGAAACAATTGCAGCTAATGATTCAGCAGCAGAAGTTGGAGCAGGCAGGGATTCAGTAAAGAGACTTTCAGTTGGATCAACTAGGTTATCTGAGGAATCTGTTGTTGGTTCCGGACTCCTGCGGGTCTCTCAGGAGATAAAAGATGCTTTGGCAACACTGAAACAAACATTTGTTGTCTCCGATGCGACCAAGCCAGACTGCCCCATCATCTATGCTAGTAGTGGCTTTTTCACTGTGACTGGTTATTCCTCGAAAGAGGTCATAGGAAGGAATTGGTGAGTATTAGAGCTCTGGGATACTTTTTTTCTCTGTCACATACCATAATATTTTTGTAACTATGCTATGAAGTTCAAGTTCATCAAATTTGTCCCATTGTGTAGTATGGAATCATTTTGAACTTTTAGATTCATAATGGATCTTTCTAAAGAGGTCGGAGATGGTTATTTTTCTTTGTTTCAGCCGCTTCTTGCAGGGACCTGATACAGACCAGAGTGAGGTAGAAAAAATAAGGAATGCAGTAAGAACAGGAACAAGCTATTGTGGGAGACTTCTAAACTATAAGAAGGATGGCACTCCTTTCTGGAATATGCTGACAGTCACTCCAATCAAAGACGATGTAGGAAAAACCATACAATTTATTGGGTAACTTTTCCTCTCTTCGCTTGTTCAAGTGGAATCCTGATAGTCATTAGTTCATTTTAATAGAAAATCTAGTTATCCAACAATAGAAAGTATGAATACTGTGATTTCATTTGAGCCTCAatgcacaattttttttataaaagttgAGTTAAAAATGAGGGGAAGATTATTAAATTCTGCTTGATCATGCATGGCTTATAATCCTAAGTCCTgtgtatcaaaatatttttaagattattgaGGTTGTAAGTTGTTACCATCCTACtgaatgatatatgatatttctAATTTACTGTACATTGTGTCATCTTACTATGATGTTGATGAAATTGTTTGCATGGGTTTGATGAACATAAAGATATTTGAACCTTTGACATTATTGAAGTGAAACATGTATGTTTTTTCCTTATGCTTAAAGTTCATACATACATACAGTAATAGAAAACTATTGACGATGTATAGAAACATGCCCGTGATTTACACCTGGAAGGTATTTTGAGTCCAGGTCAATCGACTTCATATCAAGTAGAGCAAAGAAGTGTCATTTTCATCACTAATTCCATTTTCTTCAATATCCAATTTCAAGTTCTGGTCCAAGTATTTTTGATGTTATGTAAATGGGGGTGGAAGCTAATGATCATAAATTTGAAACCATTGTCCATTCTCCTTGTCTGTCGATGCTTGTTATTGGCTGATATCATCCCCTgaatttgtttattttaaagtttttcaCGAAATATGAAGTGAATGTTATATATCAACCTAACGTGTAAGCAGCATTTTCTTATACTTGATGTTTTGGTAATGTGTACAATTTCTCCCAATCTGATTTATGTATATACATATTGCACTTGTTGGCAGAATGCAGGTTGAAGTCAGCAAGTACACAGAAGGGATGAATGATAGAGCATTACGGCCAAATGGATTGTCAAGGTCATTAATTCGATATGATGGTAAGTACACCTACTGAGCCTATTCCCACTCATAACCAAGTCTTGTTTGGAATCTGACTTGATTAACTTGTTTCAGCTCGTCAAAAGGAAGAGGCTTTAGGTTCTATCACAGAGGTGGTACAAACCCTTAGGCATCCGAAATCCCATGTTACACTTGAGAGTCATGATACCATGACTAAGAGTGAACATACTGGGCTAGCAGAATTGTTGGATAATATAGGTACCCCTGGAAGACTAACCCCTACCCTAGATACAACAAGTAAATCACATCGTGTAGATTTCCGTTCAGACACATGCCAAAAGTCCAGAAAATCTGTACGTTTTTCACTTATGGGGTGAGTACTGATCTCTTTCTCTCGGCTTTTCAACTTTTCTCCTATAATCTGATATTGCATGTTCTTAGTCCAGATATGATGTGAAGGAAAAAATAAGTCGTTTTTTGTTTACATTTCTGGGAAATGTTTtcatttcttgaaaatataATCAAACATACCTATTCATTTCTTTTTCCAAAATACATTTTCACATCACTTTCATAATCCCTGTACAATCATCATTTGTTAAATAAAAACTTTTGTCACCCCTGAAAATAGTTCTAAAATTATATTGTTGTATTCTAACTCGAtataatatatttcaaatttataatgTTAAATAACTACATCTAACATCTTATGACACGATACATCTGTTGATAGAAAATGTTTTCTTCCTAAAACATAACTTAATAGACGTTCTCCAATTCAACATTTGAAATACATTTCCAGAAATATTGTCATTAATGCCGGAAAGATAACAAAAGTACCTAGAGTCCATGGACATTGTGAATGTGGAATAGAGAAGTGGAGATGGTAATGAAAATGGGATTGCCAATGATCCGAGACAATTGAACACTCTTTTGACTTGGACTTTCAAACTTAAGAGTTGGAATTTTGACAACTACTAAATCATGTGGTAACCTGAAACTTAAAGCTTCAGTGAGTAACACAAGTTGTTATCAATAATCTTTCTATCCACTCAAGTTTTATAAATTTGCTTTAGTCTGAGAACCTTTGTTTCTATCAAAATACAGGGGCTATTTTTTACTGGAAGATGTTGAACCTTCCATTTTGATAAAAATCAAAAGGCTCTACTTGTTATGGGCTTTCCAATTTGTTTCACAATAAATCTGTTTGAATGCTGGTAACTTGGTAACCGTCTGAAACTGTAGGATGAGTTGATTCAATTATCTCTGGTAAGTGGTAACCTACTCCCAAAATCTGTTTGAATGATGTTAACTTGGTAACCTGCATCCGGAAAGTAGGATGGCTGGATTCGATCCTCTCTGGATTGTATCATTCAATTTTATTAAACTATTGCATGATTTCTGCAGGTTAAAAAATAGGTCTGTACGCCATGCTACCAATGAATATCCACGAGGTATTGAACCAGAGATCCTGATGATGACAGACGAAGAACGGAGAGACAGTTGGGAACAAACTGAAAGAGAAAGGGATATACGTCAAGGCATTGACTTAGCAACAACTTTAGAACGCATTGAAAAGAATTTTGTGATAACGGATCCTAGGCTTCTTGATAACCCAATCGTGAGAGCAACTATATATTCATAACAGCGCATGAATTGTCTTCATTGTTGTCACATTTTTTTCTAAATACAAAGTTGAAATCGTATGCAGTAAATCACTCTTCAGTTTCtagataaaattctttttctttgttttcttgtttgaaatattaatatttGAAGATACATTGCagaataatatcataatacagTTCTTGACTTGCAGATATTTGCATCAGATAGCTTCCTTGAATTGACAGAATATTCACGTGAAGAAATTTTGGGAAGGAATTGCAGGTATGAATGTTAATCATCCAATGTTGGTGTTTGAACATTAGTTTGACATTCCACGTGATACTGACGTCCTTAGGAACTTGTAATTTGGATCACTGGATTAAGCGAGCTAGATTTCAATGATGAGATATAACCATAGATTGAGCAAGATAGTTATATGTTCCGGTATATTTTTGTGTGCCTCCTTCCTGCT is a window encoding:
- the LOC142526336 gene encoding phototropin-2-like isoform X3, which produces MNEKRDVHVPSLHGDQIDNSWMEFQLDNSMKEGTAADSSIAETIAANDSAAEVGAGRDSVKRLSVGSTRLSEESVVGSGLLRVSQEIKDALATLKQTFVVSDATKPDCPIIYASSGFFTVTGYSSKEVIGRNCRFLQGPDTDQSEVEKIRNAVRTGTSYCGRLLNYKKDGTPFWNMLTVTPIKDDVGKTIQFIGMQVEVSKYTEGMNDRALRPNGLSRSLIRYDARQKEEALGSITEVVQTLRHPKSHVTLESHDTMTKSEHTGLAELLDNIGTPGRLTPTLDTTSKSHRVDFRSDTCQKSRKSVRFSLMGLKNRSVRHATNEYPRGIEPEILMMTDEERRDSWEQTERERDIRQGIDLATTLERIEKNFVITDPRLLDNPIIFASDSFLELTEYSREEILGRNCRFLQGPETDRETVSKIRDAIRDQRDVTVQLINYTKYGKKFWNLFHLQPMRDQKGELQYFIGVQLDGSDHVEPLKNRLSKGTEQQGTKLVKSTAENVDEAVRELPDANLRPQDLWAVHSQPVLPKPHKNNSVEWVSIRKITESGETIGLNHFKPIRPLGCGDTGSVHLVELIGSGQLFAMKAMDKSMMLNRNKVHRACVEREIISLLDHPLLPTLYTSFQTPTHVCLITDFYPGGELFALLDKQPLKILNEDSARFYAAEVVIGLEYLHCLGIIYRDLKPENLLLQKDGHIVLADFDLSFKTTCKPQLSMGLYKGKTYLKQETPGPFFM